DNA sequence from the Bufo bufo chromosome 3, aBufBuf1.1, whole genome shotgun sequence genome:
GTATGCTAGGAACAGACctggagggcatgctgctgcagaacacaaggggTGAAACCACTGGCAGGAACACACCATCCCATCCCAGTGATAGTCCAActatgtacagcctatacctatacagTCTACTCTAcacctatgtacagcctatacagtctacacctatgtaTAGCTTATATCTATTTACTGCCTATGCCTATGTACAGcctatacagtctacacctatgtaCAGCCTATGCATATAGTCTGCACCTCTATATaatctatacctatatacagcctatgccTATAGACAGCCTTCACCTaaatacagcctatacctatatacaatctctcattgcttctggcacccccctgacagCGGGGGAACGAGGTGAGAAAGGATGCTTGATATGCATTAGATGTGGAGTCAGTATTGGCCATGGCATATGATGGGTTAATCTGATTGGAGCCATCTATGATCCTAGTGGGCAATGGTGTAATGTTGAGGGCATAGGTCTTGTCACCATGCCAATAAAGAGTAGCGTGGTCCAATCGTAGTGaatagcgtcacagccagggagaaggttagCTTTttattttctccctggctgtgatgcactCAGCTgcgattgagaaacagggcagtctcctcctccctgtaccgatgatatTAATTTACATACCAGGCGGGAAAAGTAAACTAGTAAGCATTCTCACATCCCTTCACTAGTCCCTACACAACCCCCTACTTATtcgataatgtctggacccataaaaggtcctctttaactatctTTTATAGGGACGGACTGATAACACATGGAAAGGGAGAAGATAATAACAGAAACCCCTATAATGgaacaatcataaaataaaataaactttctgTCTGGACTTTCATTTcacatttttatgcttttttttttcattcagtaTGTGGTGATGAAAATTTGTCTCAATAATCCAGGAGCACTtatcataaattattattttttccttaaGTTCCTCAATTTGCATAAAACATTTTATGAACTTTTTAATAATTTATCTCAATAACAACAGATTTAAAACCCGCAGAAACATCTATGATATAAAGGTATATATAAGCAGAATTCAATCTGGGTTTTTGCTTTACACTTTTGTCTTCTATATCTAATTTTTACTGTGTGTCAGAAAATCCATAGATCGGCCAAGAGCAAATATTTTGTCCTAAAAATTGATCAATTGGAATAAAggatcatgtatttttaaaatatCTATAAAATTGAGTCAATGGTGTAATGAAGGATTAATCAGTCAGGAGAAATCCAAGCAGATACCCAAAAGAGGTCTTCATTCTCAGAATCAGTGATGAAGCCACAGATATCTGagagcattgcacccacgcgataaaaactgaacgcgatcgcaggcaaaactgaatgactttgcctgtGAAATAATGcaattttcactgaacgcatccgaacacgctcgtctgcaatggGCCTTACAGATGTTAAATAGGAGTGTGAACAATAGGTCTCTACTCTGCAAAAACAATGTGTAAATGAAGGACCATCTCAGGAGGCCAGATAATGCTAAACTGGTTGATGAGAAGGTGTGGCCATTATTATTCCATTGTATGTGGTAATAGGGGAAGCCAGATCTGATGATGAAAGGTATCATTGATTATGAAGGTGGGACTGGGTGTCTGGGGGTAAGAGGAGGAGCAGATAGTTATCGCCACCAAAGGGGTATAAAAGACACAAGCATGGCTCAGAAATCTGGAATTTAACAATGGCATTTACTCAGATCACTGACTTGCTGAGGAGAAGACACTGATTGGAGATCAAGTCCTGAGTGTGTGGAGGGTCCATGTCTGGTTAGTGTCACTGAACTGACTGTAAGTGGAAGGAATTATAAGATATTGTAATCTGTGCTGTGTATAggtactatgggggtcatttatgattagATATACtccactttttggcatatatctgttgcagattcgGTCGCGAAGGGGATTTGCGGTCAAATATGCAACTTCTTCCCATTCCATGCCACGTACGCCAGTTCGAAAAAAGCGGTCAGGTAAAGGGGGTTTGATTTATCATTTTCTTCGCCAAGTTTTTGGAATTGAAAAAGATCTAAATCTATACTAGCAAGGGAGCTGATGTACATATTAAGACTGGTAGGAGCGCCAGTGCAGGGGGTATTAAGATCGGCATCTAAAAAGAcactcttaataaatgaccctataTGTCATATTTGTCTGTAATGTCTCTTGTGTATGTCTCCATGTATATCTCCATATAACTCCCATCATAACTGGAAACTGATTTTCagggaataaaaaatgaaaattccaaAACAGAAAATGCCCAGTACTTTATGGGTTAATCAATGCATTTAATGTCTTATTGGCAGCTAATCTTTATAACTTTGGCACATTTCTTTTATAAATATAGTTACTTTCATGGTACTGACAGATATTTTATTTGTACTTTTtatgtgtatttaaaaaaaaataaaagaacctCTTTATCTAATAAAAATAATTACCTTTTCTAGGTGAAGGCTGAATGAGAAGCTTTCATAGACGTCaaattttatttcctttttatgaAGTAGAAGATCACAGATTACCAGTAACAGAGACTGTCTGAGATGTCTGCAAGCTCGGAATATGGGAAAGATTTTGAAAATAAATCAAACCTTTTTATTCACAAGGAAATTAACAACGATGACCATCCATTTTCATATTTACAAAGTGAAAAAACATTGATATCCTGTTTTGTTGAGCATCAGAGAAAACACAAAGGAGAGAAGCCAtactcatgttcagaatgtgggaagtggttTAGTCGTAAAAATAATCTTGAGACTcataaaagaattcacacaggaaagaagccatattcttgtacagaatgtgggaagtTGTTTATTCGTAAAGAACATCTTGAGACACAtatgagaattcacacaggagagaagccatattcatgtacagaatgtgataaaaaatttactttgaaagcacatcttgttagacatctccgaactcacacaggggagaaactatTTTCTTGTCCTGAATGTGATAAGTGTTTTAGTCATAAACACAGTCTTCagatacatcagaaaattcacacaggagaaataccacttttatgtcttgAATGTGGCAAAGGTTTTAGagataaatcaagtcttgtgaaacatcagagatttcacacaggagagaggccctattcttgtcctgaatgtgagaagagTTTTAGTTGTAAATCGAGTCTTGAGAAAcaccagagaattcacacaggagagaagccattttcatgtacagaatgtgggaaatgttttactgaaAAATCAAGTCTGGTGAATCATCTAagagttcacacaggagagaagccaaatgcatgtacagaatgtgggaaatgttttagccaTAAATCAAGTCTTTTGaaccatcagagaattcacaaggGAGAAGACGTATGTGTGTAAAGTCCAGAGCAAAAAATACCAGATATCAGGACTTGTGGCACATCAGAGGGCTCAGTGAGGTGGCAGTCCACTGAAATGTTTAAATTGTTAGAATTTGGCAGGTGGGGAGCTCCATTTCAGGACCTGCTGCCTAAGGACAATTTCTCATATAGAACGTAACGTAAAGGTGTTTTCTAGGACTAGATAAATAGCTACTTTCACTGTCCTTAAGTTGAGTAAAGTATTGGAATCCTGCCACATTTACTATAATAAAGCAAAACTACAATATCAGACATAACCTATAGACAGGTGTTTTTCTGTTTCTCAAAGAAAGTAGCCACAATTTTCCGGTCGTCTGTTAGCGTATCGTATAAATGACTAGTTTTAGGGAATATTTTTTCCACAAAACTAAGAAAATTTCAATCTGCTCAGCTGCTTCTGCTGTATAACTTGCTGCCTATAGATTGCATTAAATTATCTGGTGGCAGGTTCTCTATAAATATCTGGCtataatacagaaaactattACAGCTACAACCAAATTCAACTGGGTTTGGACTAAATGGGCTGCATCCCAAAATCCTATTATGAGATTaaagtaaggctattttcacactaccgttcagagcgggtccatctaatgtctgctcagacggatccgctcctataatgcagatgtttgtatccgttcagaacggatccgtctgcattctaacttagaaaaaattctaagtgtgaaagtagcctgaacggatccgtccagactttacattgaaagtcaatgggggagccatatagtgtcattgagccatatagtgtcatcttcaaacggatccgtccccattgacttacattgtaagtctggacggatccgcttgcctccgcacggccaggcggacacccgaacgctgcaagcagcgttcaggtgtccgcttgctgagtggagcggaggctgaacgctgccagactgatgcattctgagcggatccgcatccactcagaatgcattagggctggacggatgcgttcggggccgcttgtgagacccttcaaacggagctcacgagcggacacccgaacgcaggtgtgaaagtagcctaaggctactttcacactcgcgttgatccgttcagataatacaaccgtctgcatccattcagaacagatccgtttgtattatctttaacatagccatgactgatctgtcttgaacactattgaaagtccatggagg
Encoded proteins:
- the LOC120993182 gene encoding gastrula zinc finger protein XlCGF52.1-like, with translation MSASSEYGKDFENKSNLFIHKEINNDDHPFSYLQSEKTLISCFVEHQRKHKGEKPYSCSECGKWFSRKNNLETHKRIHTGKKPYSCTECGKLFIRKEHLETHMRIHTGEKPYSCTECDKKFTLKAHLVRHLRTHTGEKLFSCPECDKCFSHKHSLQIHQKIHTGEIPLLCLECGKGFRDKSSLVKHQRFHTGERPYSCPECEKSFSCKSSLEKHQRIHTGEKPFSCTECGKCFTEKSSLVNHLRVHTGEKPNACTECGKCFSHKSSLLNHQRIHKGEDVCV